The following proteins are encoded in a genomic region of Hirundo rustica isolate bHirRus1 chromosome 3, bHirRus1.pri.v3, whole genome shotgun sequence:
- the BEND6 gene encoding BEN domain-containing protein 6, giving the protein MKKFTLFDFVNDNSLQIGETSWIQDLPCDDNELERLLKPNEHILVNWPVGERKTEKHLVKVVYMSDDPQELVEMMQKILRADEITKIQVLGKGKRKRIEMIFSESEDSDLDKEKGKMMKHIKRKKSLQASAPPNILSQLETSLIDKQREPYSGSNFLYSESSSDDEEPLFQLSKVELCAKIKSLKRKLTDTTRENCRLRQSLVMLQVLPQAVTHFEELVGMAEALLKGGVTSSTSSLHPHAVWKASHNPLADCYAAMHSNSSSPITLNVEDEEQQTEKQFKIEKWQIALCNKSKPQKFINDLMQALYTHEYMATHSLTGAKSSSSKDKAAKPAMNQNEVQEIIGITKQLFPNTDDALIRRMMGQKLNNCTKKPILSKDLNSGAFQKHSFCGSTAAPQGIISSAVPPCTQDQQDDDSPAANAQLQQRDSCLSPPSPEGQREHPKPASSKAESQLASSPPAPSPNQGCGQDLRNSDKE; this is encoded by the exons ATGAAAAAATTCACACTGTTTGATTTTGTAAATGATAATTCACTGCAAATTGGAGAGACTTCATGGATACAGGACCTTCCCTGTGATGACAATGAACTAGAAAGGCTTCTGAAACCTAATGAGCACATACTAGTAAACTGGCCggtgggagaaagaaaaacagaaaagcaccTGGTGAAAGTTGTGTACATGAGTG ATGACCCCCAAGAGCTGGTAGAAATGATGCAAAAGATATTACGAGCAgatgaaattacaaaaatacaaGTCCTTGGAAAAGGCAAGAGGAAGAGGATAGAAATGATATTCTCAGAAAGTGAGGACAGTGACCTGGATAAAGAAAAG GGGAAGATGATGAAacatataaaaagaaagaaatcactgCAGGCATCTGCTCCTCCCAACATCCTGAGTCAACTTGAAACATCTTTAATTGACAAACAG AGAGAACCATATTCAGGAAGCAACTTCCTATATAGTGAAAGTAGCAGTGATGATGAAGAGCCCTTATTTCAACTCTCCAAGGTAGAACTATGTGCCAAAATTAAAAGTCTCAAGAGGAAGCTGACAGATACCACAAGAGAAAACTGCCGCCTAAGGCAGTCCCTGGTGATGCTTCAAG TGTTGCCACAGGCAGTCACTCATTTTGAGGAGCTGGTAGGGATGGCTGAAGCACTGCTCAAAGGGGGAGTGACATCATCTACGTCCAGTCTGCATCCACATGCTGTTTGGAAGGCATCTCACAATCCATTAGCAGATTGCTATGCAGCTATGCATAGTAACTCCAGCTCACCAATAACTTTGAACGTGGAAGATGAGGAGCAACAGACTGAAAAACAG ttcaagATCGAAAAGTGGCAGATTGCACTTTGTAACAAGAGCAAACCTCAAAAATTCATAAATGACTTGATGCAAGCACTTTATACACATGAATACATGGCTACACACAGCCTGACAGGTGCAAAGTCCTCCTCTTCAAAGGataaagcagcaaaaccagctATGAATCAGAACGAAGTTCAGGAAATCATAG GAATCACAAAACAGTTGTTTCCAAACACAGATGATGCTTTAATTAGGAGAATGATGGGACAAAAACTGAACAATTGCACCAAGAAGCCAATTTTAAGCAAAGATCTTAACTCAGGTGCTTTTCAGAAACATAGCTTTTG TGGTTcaacagctgctcctcagggcaTCATCTCTTCGGCTGTTCCGCCTTGCACACAAGACCAGCAGGATGACGATTCACCAGCTGCTAATGCACAACTTCAGCAAAGAGACAGCTGcctgtctcctcccagcccagaaGGTCAGCGGGAGCATCCCAAACCCGCTTCTTCTAAGGCGGAGTCTCAACTCGCCAGCAGCCCACCAGCGCCCTCTCCCAACCAGGGTTGTGGACAGGATCTCAGGAATTCAGACAAGGAATAA